Proteins from a genomic interval of Medicago truncatula cultivar Jemalong A17 chromosome 3, MtrunA17r5.0-ANR, whole genome shotgun sequence:
- the LOC11416264 gene encoding LOW QUALITY PROTEIN: UPF0301 protein MAB_4928c (The sequence of the model RefSeq protein was modified relative to this genomic sequence to represent the inferred CDS: inserted 1 base in 1 codon), which produces MDLCGVNVKNNLLYPTNSFSYGTTRSSFYNAEITNCKHFQRRRIPFLVVTANAGGKKKKNNNHGGGGNGDQSIPEGKNDGDKSNNNSDKRAHVNLDWREFRAKLYRDELKEIADADTHKEGGALHISKPLETKWAHPIPVPETGCVLVATDKLDGIRTFERTVILLLRSGTRHPQEGPFGIVINRPLHKKIKQMNPKNHDLVTTFSDCSLHFGGPLEASMFLLKSGEKLKLPGFEEVVPGLYYGARNCLDDAAGLVKKGIIKPHDFSFFVGYAGWQMDQLRDEIESEYWYVAACSSSLLYKALTDSSEGLWEEILQLMXYAGLSRKPKQYQQDP; this is translated from the exons ATGGATCTATGTGGTGTTAATGTGAAGAACAATCTTTTGTACCCaaccaattcattttcttatGGAACAACAAGATCATCTTTTTACAACGCCGAGATCACTAACTGTAAACACTTTCAACGCCGCCGCATCCCATTTCTTGTTGTCACTGCTAACGCCGGCggcaagaagaagaagaacaataaTCACGGCGGAGGAG GTAATGGTGACCAGTCTATTCCAGAAGGCAAAAATGATGGTGATAAATCAAATAACAACTCTGACAAGCGTGCTCATGTTAATCTGGATTGGCGTGAATTCAGAGCTAAACTATATAGAGATGAGCTG AAAGAAATAGCAGATGCCGATACACACAAAGAAGGCGGGGCATTACACATTTCCAAACCTCTTGAAACAAAATGGGCTCATCCTATTCCTGTACCTGAGACTGGCTGTGTACTTGTGGCTACCGACAAGCTTGATGGTATTCGCACCTTTGAAAGAACTGTTATTCTCCTTCTAAGATCTGGAACTAGACACCCACAAGAAGGGCCTTTTGGAATTGTCATCAATCGTCCTCTTCACAAGAAGATTAAACAGATGAATCCTAAAAATCATGATTTAGTAACCACCTTCTCTGATTGTTCTCTGCATTTTGGTGGACCTCTTGAGGCAAGCATGTTTTTGCTAAAATCAGGAGAGAAGTTGAAGCTTCCAGGATTTGAAGAGGTAGTCCCTGGTCTATATTATGGAGCTCGAAACTGTTTAGATGATGCAGCAGGGCTTGTGAAGAAGGGGATTATCAAGCCTCATGATTTCAGTTTCTTTGTTGGTTATGCTGGATGGCAAATGGATCAGTTGCGAGATGAAATTGAGTCAGAGTATTGGTATGTGGCTGCATGTAGCTCAAGTTTGCTGTATAAGGCTTTGACAGATTCTTCTGAAGGTTTGTGGGAGGAGATTTTGCAACTTA GGTACGCAGGATTGAGCCGGAAGCCAAAGCAATACCAGCAAGACCCATAG
- the LOC11427940 gene encoding cinnamoyl-CoA reductase CAD2, giving the protein MSSSNLGNVVCVTGASGYIASWLVRLLLHRGYTVKATVRDPNDPKKVDHLVKLDGAKERLQLFKANLLEEGAFDSVVQGCHGVFHTASPFYHDVKDPQAELIDPALKGTLNVLNSCAKSPSLKRVVLTSSIAAVAYNGKPRTPDVVVDETWFTDADFCAKSNLWYVVSKTLAEEAAWKFVKENNIDMVTINPAMVIGPLLQPVLNTSAAAILNLINGAQTFPNASFGWVNVKDVANAHILAYENASASGRHCLVERVAHYSEVVRILRELYPSLQLPEKCADDKPYVPIYQVSKEKAKSLGLEYTPLEVSIKETVESLKEKKFANL; this is encoded by the exons ATGAGCAGCAGCAACTTGGGAAATGTTGTGTGTGTGACTGGCGCTTCAGGTTACATCGCTTCATGGCTCGTCCGATTGCTTCTTCATCGTGGCTACACTGTTAAAGCCACCGTTCGCGATCCAA ATGATCCCAAGAAGGTTGACCACTTGGTTAAGCTTGATGGTGCTAAGGAGAGATTGCAACTGTTCAAGGCAAATCTACTTGAAGAAGGTGCCTTTGATTCTGTTGTTCAAGGCTGTCATGGTGTCTTTCACACTGCATCTCCCTTTTATCATGATGTCAAGGATCCTCAGGCTGAATTGATTGATCCTGCTCTCAAAGGGACTCTCAATGTTCTCAACTCATGTGCTAAATCCCCATCACTCAAACGTGTTGTTTTAACTTCTTCTATTGCTGCTGTTGCTTATAATGGGAAGCCTCGAACTcctgatgttgttgttgatgagacTTGGTTTACAGATGCTGATTTCTGTGCTAAATCAAAT CTGTGGTATGTGGTTTCAAAGACATTGGCTGAAGAAGCTGCCTGGAAATTTGTTAAAGAAAACAACATCGATATGGTTACTATTAACCCAGCAATGGTCATAGGGCCTCTCTTGCAACCAGTCCTAAACACAAGTGCTGCTGCAATTCTAAACCTGATTAATG GTGCACAGACATTTCCAAATGCTAGTTTTGGATGGGTCAATGTGAAAGATGTTGCAAATGCCCATATTCTGGCGTACGAGAATGCTTCAGCGAGTGGAAGACATTGTTTAGTTGAGAGAGTAGCACACTACTCCGAAGTTGTGAGGATTTTACGTGAACTGTACCCTTCGTTGCAACTCCCAGAGAA GTGTGCGGACGATAAGCCATATGTGCCTATATATCAGGTTTCCAAAGAAAAGGCGAAAAGCTTGGGACTTGAATATACTCCTTTGGAAGTGAGCATCAAGGAGACTGTTGAaagtttgaaagaaaagaagttcgCCAACCTTTAA